The proteins below come from a single Torulaspora delbrueckii CBS 1146 chromosome 5, complete genome genomic window:
- the MON2 gene encoding Mon2p (similar to Saccharomyces cerevisiae MON2 (YNL297C); ancestral locus Anc_3.61), with protein MTAFGSEFNGFQRQLNSELQLLSSEAKKRSSAIKQASDKSIEILRTVRNYEELSNRSEFLAPFLMSCSSKNAKLTSISMQCLQRLSSTPSLSKDKLSDVLEAFIVATQLALDMKLKVLQVLPIFFKNYAYDIHGSLCTKMLRCCSSLLQSANKAPMVVGTASATLQQLIDEIFERLVPEEDHGEANTEKDKKFDVLIGNNESIKVDVYRYDANRLFADLCSSFELTDHSGALNRVPLLDVRDLPLDYGLEILESVMKNTESLFLIYEDLQFLLRTKTVPFLLRCMSSSKSFPTVLRSYRCIKLLIKKEFLSILELEMEVVLSLLIHSISADTDSPHWKKVLSLELFLDASHDFELLCDIFMSYDNYPDRKHILTSLLREFLRLLASEDMQNCLCEAPIVKKMDMPIISSETFDNRTQFVHMLDKTHPPSVTYTYIIWLILNISNEWSNGLSLRALEVTETSEGKEVTEHYENLRLFYNGIFQDLYSINKMFLYSTSLDTPLFHSLIRAFQKLAHAAGILSMDENLNKCLRLFSLSILMNETLGIEASKIDQPLQSAVLNPMNESHKGSNAPENTQPIKKQLLSRNINQRRISLFRALISLSVSLGQALSPDSWTFVLRTWQWISYYLYGPSADFMEDFYLEDVPRPPAVGKNEVISIENSIRRLLESTITYSDCGFRVLAERLIYESNQTIAIGSGSAVTATDNDPTYPFNQGVIQDCCYNKTFFITQLSELAIFNFDRFLSTPNGWEKWKVIASYFTRLISDRAIPAVAIRLYASKALTDIIRKTCIEIGEIEDQNLRSEKFQKSENMIIGSLIDSIDSLKVLEITKDTIYSGVVRVESEILLQILSTLKDVLNEFGDILSSTWSTVFQIVNSPFEWDTKDMSNLLAEHEDGDDGSLLIGIIQKHTDMIQVSFDVFKLISDDFLQALPLDVLKFVIDTIVHFVTQKQNLNISFSSISQFWLIGDYLRTQEKEEQKSCPDEVRLEFTKEIQAGNLEKIISADDSLPYAMYNGLWLYLLKKLIECSKDERSEVKNGAIQTFFRIVDSHAAYFPQWNLIFLEVIKPLLTAECDKNQLAVDVEFWNHTLVGLVKLYPSCFANFHDNDSAVNQWLLFLEFLQSLFSSGSTEISYVAIMNYRNLLKAMVGINDLPAEVLNKSISIWSNYNLVYNNLSLSNTQTNKTGYDCINELIVSFPYLYEIITKYQGMSVEFVEKALGLFNSAVRYPLLPEHTKDNTKPSSLQSAVLKGLNIFDKSQDSEVEILILYQLSMIITLPFETREKIERKLLPKLPQSSVSRIPTFEAISAQALKSLNDRLELESDDAWSFLQEKHMIKVYRNLGEVVRRKSLIAANPNSEIPIYEIASQLFRKLSSKMFGALSTPGVSDKVQDDLSDVFINVAISFLRRTEPVVDKKTDACDADEFSKFRDLLLEKEVISFIRDEQLTVFVSAIWSGSFLYEKDEIEEEILGESESLVQLAVNLSCFDFTNTAGLTIETPVLSKTHCSVGCLKDLIHFVQLSDEEYKLLRTLCMPYLVSRIAFVLRRFISNESLVGRAPIPKIRKVELEIMIRGLHNIIESLLQNPRFWKGSMSQSLEVLRPLILRAIPISHKLKVLQKEILELSLGFTKLLSDVERQ; from the coding sequence ATGACTGCTTTTGGCAGTGAGTTCAAtggatttcaaagacagTTGAACTCGGAGTTGCAACTTTTATCCTCTGAGGCGAAGAAAAGGAGCTCTGCCATCAAACAGGCCAGTGACAAGTCGATCGAGATCCTAAGGACAGTGAGAAATTATGAGGAGCTTTCCAACCGTTCAGAATTTTTGGCTCCATTCCTTATGTCCTGCTCCTCAAAAAATGCCAAATTGACATCAATATCAATGCAATGCTTGCAAAGATTGTCGTCTACGCCATCTCTATCGAAAGACAAATTATCTGATGTCCTAGAGGCATTCATTGTTGCTACTCAATTAGCTCTGGACATGAAGTTAAAAGTGTTACAGGTCCTTCCgattttcttcaagaattacGCATACGATATACATGGTTCACTATGCACCAAGATGTTGCGGTGTTGCTCAAGCCTTCTCCAATCGGCTAACAAGGCCCCAATGGTTGTCGGGACTGCTAGTGCTACCCTGCAACAACTCATAGATGAGATATTCGAGCGACTTGTCCCAGAAGAGGACCATGGAGAAGCCAATACTGAAAAGGATAAAAAATTTGACGTGCTCATCGGAAACAACGAGTCAATAAAAGTAGACGTATATCGATATGATGCCAATAGACTCTTTGCGGACTTATGCTCCTCTTTCGAACTGACAGACCATTCAGGAGCTCTCAACAGAGTCCCCTTGCTTGACGTTAGGGACCTCCCTCTCGACTACGGGCtagaaattttggaatctgtCATGAAGAATACTGAATCACTTTTCCTTATATACGAGgaccttcaatttctgcTAAGGACTAAAACCGTTCCATTCCTGTTGCGCTGTATGTCGTCCAGCAAAAGTTTTCCTACTGTTCTGAGAAGTTATAGGTGCATAAAACTGTTAATTaagaaagagtttttgTCGATTTTAGAGCTTGAAATGGAAGTGGTTCTCTCCTTGTTGATTCATAGTATATCGGCGGATACAGATTCTCCACATTGGAAGAAAGTTTTATCACTTGAGCTATTCCTAGACGCTTCCCATGATTTTGAATTACTTTGTGATATATTCATGAGCTACGACAATTATCCCGATAGGAAACATATACTTACGAGCCTTCTTCGTGAGTTTCTTCGACTGCTGGCATCGGAGGACATGCAAAATTGCCTTTGCGAGGCTCCTATAGTCAAAAAAATGGATATGCCCATAATATCGAGCGAGACGTTTGATAATAGAACTCAGTTTGTTCACATGCTCGATAAAACACACCCACCATCAGTCACTTACACATACATTATTTGGCTCATATTGAATATATCAAATGAATGGTCAAATGGGCTCAGCCTGAGGGCTCTAGAGGTCACCGAAACGAGTGAGGGCAAAGAAGTTACTGAGCACTATGAAAACCTGAGGTTATTCTATAACGGCATTTTCCAGGACCTTTACAGTATCAACAAGATGTTTTTGTACTCCACATCATTGGACACTCCTCTTTTCCATTCGCTAATAcgagcttttcaaaagttggcGCACGCAGCCGGTATTCTGTCGATGGACGAGAACCTGAACAAATGCCTTAGACTCTTTTCTCTCtcaattttgatgaacGAAACCTTAGGTATTGAAGCTTCGAAGATCGACCAGCCTCTGCAATCTGCAGTCCTCAACCCAATGAATGAATCACATAAAGGATCTAATGCTCCAGAAAATACCCAGCCAATCAAAAAGCAGttactttcaagaaatatcaACCAACGACGTATTAGTCTCTTTAGAGCTTTGATATCTCTATCCGTATCCTTAGGTCAGGCATTGTCTCCGGATAGCTGGACATTCGTGCTTAGGACGTGGCAATGGATTTCCTACTACCTTTACGGTCCTTCGGCAGACTTTATGGAAGATTTctatttggaagatgtccCTCGCCCCCCAGCAGTCGGTAAAAACGAAGTGATATCCATAGAAAACAGCATCAGACGACTATTGGAGAGTACAATTACGTATTCCGATTGTGGATTCCGCGTGCTCGcagaaagattgatttATGAGTCTAATCAAACAATAGCCATTGGTAGTGGCTCGGCTGTGACGGCAACAGATAATGACCCAACCTATCCATTCAATCAAGGGGTCATACAGGACTGTTGTTATAACAAAACGTTCTTCATAACTCAGTTGAGTGAACTGGCTATCTTTAATTTTGACAGATTTCTGAGTACGCCAAATGGCTGGGAAAAGTGGAAAGTGATAGCAAGCTACTTTACTCGCCTGATTTCTGATCGTGCAATACCTGCCGTGGCCATTCGACTGTATGCTTCTAAGGCTTTGACAGATATCATCAGGAAAACATGCATTGAGATTGGAGAGATAGAAGACCAGAATTTACGTTCCGAAAAATTCCAGAAGTCCGAAAACATGATTATAGGATCCTTAATAGACTCCATTGACTCACTTAAAGTTCTGGAAATTACCAAAGACACAATTTATAGTGGAGTCGTGAGAGTAGAATCAGAAATTCTTTTACAAATTCTTTCGACTCTCAAAGATGTCTTGAATGAATTCGGAGACATACTGAGTTCAACTTGGTCGACAGTTTTCCAAATTGTTAATTCACCATTCGAATGGGACACAAAGGACATGAGCAACCTTCTAGCAGAACACGAGGATGGTGATGATGGTTCATTGCTCATTGGCATAATTCAAAAGCATACCGATATGATACAGGTGTCAtttgatgttttcaaaTTAATATCAGATGACTTTTTGCAGGCTCTACCCCTAGATGTTCTGAAATTTGTTATTGACACCATCGTGCACTTCGTAACACAGAAACAAAATTTGAACatatcattttcttccatcAGTCAATTTTGGCTGATTGGGGATTACCTTAGAACCcaagaaaaagaagagcagAAAAGCTGTCCAGATGAAGTACGCCTAGAATTTACTAAAGAGATTCAAGCTGGAAATCTGGAAAAGATTATTTCCGCTGATGATTCGCTACCGTACGCTATGTATAACGGTTTATGGTTATACCTGTTAAAAAAACTGATCGAGTGCTCAAAAGATGAGAGGAGTGAGGTCAAGAATGGAGCAATTCAAACGTTCTTCAGGATTGTAGACTCGCATGCTGCGTATTTTCCCCAATGGAACCTTATTTTTTTGGAAGTCATTAAACCATTATTGACCGCTGAATGTGATAAAAACCAACTTGCGGTAGACGTCGAATTTTGGAATCATACTCTGGTGGGTCTCGTGAAACTTTATCCTTCGTGCTTCGCTAATTTCCATGACAATGACTCAGCAGTGAACCAGTGGCTACTCTTTTTGGAGTTTTTACAATCTTTATTCAGCTCTGGATCCACAGAAATATCATATGTGGCTATAATGAATTATCGaaacttgttgaaagcCATGGTGGGCATCAATGACCTACCTGCAGAAGTTTTGAATAAAAGCATTTCAATTTGGAGCAATTATAACCTTGTCTACAACAACCTTTCGCTATCAAACACGCAAACGAATAAGACAGGCTATGATTGTATAAATGAGCTCATTGTATCATTTCCTTATTTGTATGAGATTATTACGAAGTACCAAGGGATGTCAGTTGAGTTTGTTGAGAAAGCGTTAGGTCTTTTTAATTCTGCCGTTCGATATCCATTACTGCCCGAACACACAAAAGACAATACCAAGCCATCATCATTACAGTCAGCCGTGCTAAAAGGACTAAATATATTCGATAAATCGCAAGATAGTGAGGTGGAAATTCTGATCCTTTATCAATTGAGTATGATAATTACGTTGCCCTTCGAAACTCGTGAAAAAATCGAGAGAAAACTCTTACCCAAGCTCCCGCAATCGTCAGTATCAAGAATCCCAACTTTCGAGGCTATTAGTGCCCAAGCACTAAAATCTTTAAATGATAGACTTGAGCTAGAGAGTGATGATGCTTGGTCATTTCTGCAAGAAAAACACATGATCAAAGTTTACAGGAACCTTGGTGAAGTAGTGCGTCGAAAATCATTGATAGCCGCTAACCCAAATAGTGAGATACCGATATATGAGATAGCCTCTCAGCTGTTCAGAAAATTGTCAAGTAAAATGTTTGGCGCTTTATCTACCCCCGGCGTCTCCGATAAGGTACAGGATGATCTCAGCgatgtcttcatcaacGTTGCTATATCTTTTTTAAGAAGAACTGAACCTGTTGTGGATAAGAAAACCGATGCGTGCGATGCAGATGAGTTTTCGAAGTTCagagatcttcttctagaAAAGGAAGTGATATCTTTTATTAGAGACGAACAATTGACTGTATTTGTCTCTGCAATATGGTCTGGCTCTTTCCTGTAcgaaaaagatgaaatcgaAGAGGAAATACTTGGAGAAAGCGAATCTTTAGTCCAACTCGCAGTGAACTTGTCCTGCTTTGATTTCACTAACACCGCAGGTTTAACAATCGAAACACCTGTGCTCAGCAAAACGCATTGCTCAGTAGGCTGTCTCAAGGATTTAATACACTTTGTACAGCTATCTGATGAGGAATACAAGCTGCTAAGAACCCTCTGCATGCCTTATTTGGTTTCGAGAATAGCATTCGTTCTCCGGCGGTTTATATCGAATGAATCTTTAGTCGGCCGGGCACCAATACCTAAAATTCGCAAAGTTGAGCTTGAAATCATGATTCGAGGGCTGCATAATATCATAGAAAGCCTTCTACAAAATCCTAGATTTTGGAAGGGATCAATGTCCCAGAGTTTGGAGGTATTACGTCCACTGATACTTAGGGCAATACCCATCTCACATAAGCTTAAAGTCCTACagaaagaaattttggagtTATCACTTGGCTTCACTAAGCTTTTGTCGGATGTAGAACGTCAATAG
- the MRX6 gene encoding Mrx6p (similar to Saccharomyces cerevisiae YNL295W; ancestral locus Anc_3.62) — MNICFARCWYKLVSTTKAQFSLPKRYQSYKSGRTANNNKVAAKKDSKNGHTVISEGSDVSNAGIHVDQARRNYLLPRVPSTDYIPNTEVQTEGLFAGYRPLFLGNSSLRPETRTNALDNFFTSFANLKVTSESKNSAEEEVQDVIEELKRDSAQLNLKNSKGKNRKPIIPWDASISGMVYNDHSFKDVPKSVVSKLKPFKMVKLERAGESKKNNKAPDMIKMKFHSSKISDEPEMINILTVHNSRKHPRSRDTDSSKAHHDSLIDSRRNYEKELKGFAYKHKFIKSDQKILKNEADKLNRMLAKEFYKQTNLSIKTEFSGNILPLYIYVDKSIVSRRLFRSFLKKQLTTHMEPVLSAILASYDNQEWADRFHAKVKLKINKLVCEIPNFLPSVYFTGPSVDCVIHSSPVPGFKRMHWIKPTKRRTVFWGKNIDMDYFFNLNGNYTVTRSGVKYMRYPVNLQWRSFSAAFSEWDYFA, encoded by the coding sequence ATGAATATATGCTTTGCAAGATGCTGGTACAAACTTGTTAGTACTACTAAGGCTCAGTTCAGTCTGCCGAAGCGTTATCAGTCTTATAAGAGCGGTAGAACTGCAAACAATAACAAGGTAGCTGCGAAAAAAGACTCAAAAAATGGCCATACTGTAATAAGCGAGGGTTCAGATGTATCAAATGCTGGGATCCATGTTGACcaggcaagaagaaattaccTGCTGCCAAGAGTACCGTCTACTGACTATATCCCAAATACAGAAGTTCAAACAGAGGGTTTGTTCGCCGGTTACAGACCATTATTCCTTGGTAATTCGTCCCTTCGACCTGAGACTAGAACAAACGCCTTGgataatttcttcacatCATTTGCTAACCTCAAAGTTACCAGTGAATCGAAGAATTCAGCTGAAGAGGAGGTTCAAGATGTCATAGAAGAATTAAAGAGAGATAGCGCACAgctgaatttgaagaatagCAAAGGAAAAAATCGAAAACCAATTATTCCTTGGGATGCGTCGATAAGTGGCATGGTTTACAATGATcactctttcaaagatgttcCTAAAAGCGTAGTCTCAAAATTGAAGCCCTTtaaaatggtcaaattaGAAAGGGCAGGcgaatcaaagaagaacaataaAGCTCCTGATATGATCAAGATGAAATTCCATAGCTCTAAAATTAGTGATGAACCGGAAATGATCAATATACTCACAGTCCACAATAGCAGAAAACATCCAAGATCCAGAGATACCGATTCAAGCAAGGCACATCATGACTCACTCATTGACTCGCGAAGAAATTACGAGAAAGAGCTGAAGGGATTTGCCTACAAGCACAAGTTTATCAAAAGtgatcaaaagattctgAAAAATGAGGCGGATAAGCTTAATAGAATGTTGGCAAAAGAGTTTTACAAACAAACGAATTTGTCGATAAAGACTGAGTTTAGTGGGAACATTTTGCCGCTATACATCTACGTGGACAAATCCATAGTATCACGGCGCTTATTTCGGTCGTTCTTAAAAAAGCAATTGACCACGCATATGGAACCTGTACTTTCGGCAATCTTAGCGTCTTACGATAACCAAGAGTGGGCCGACAGGTTCCATGCCAAagtcaaattgaagattaaCAAACTTGTCTGTGAAATCCCTAATTTCCTGCCATCTGTTTACTTCACGGGACCTTCAGTTGATTGTGTAATACATTCGAGTCCTGTGCCTGgattcaaaagaatgcATTGGATAAAGCCCACTAAGAGACGAACAGTATTTTGGGGTAAAAATATTGACATGGATTACTTCTTTAACTTGAATGGTAACTATACCGTCACTAGGAGTGGCGTGAAGTACATGAGATATCCAGttaatcttcaatggcGATCCTTTAGCGCTGCATTCTCAGAGTGGGACTACTTTGCATAG